A single Antechinus flavipes isolate AdamAnt ecotype Samford, QLD, Australia chromosome 5, AdamAnt_v2, whole genome shotgun sequence DNA region contains:
- the ARL5B gene encoding ADP-ribosylation factor-like protein 5B: protein MGLLFAKLWSLFCNQEHKVIIVGLDNAGKTTILYQFLMNEVVHTSPTIGSNVEEIVVKNTHFLMWDIGGQESLRSSWNTYYSNTEFIILVVDSIDRERLAITREELYRMLAHEDLRKAAVLIFANKQDMKGCMTAAEISKYLTLSSIKDHPWHIQSCCALTGEGLCQGLEWMTSRIGVS, encoded by the exons agCACAAAGTAATTATAGTGGGATTGGATAATGCAGGGAAAACCACCATTCTCTATCAGTT CTTGATGAATGAAGTGGTCCATACCTCTCCAACCATAGGAAGCAATGTTGAAGAAATAGTTGTGAAGAACACTCATTTTCTTATGTGGGATATTGGTGGACAAGAGTCACTGCGGTCATCATGGAATACTTACTACTCTAACACAGAG TTCATCATTCTTGTCGTTGATAGCATTGACAGAGAACGACTGGCTATTACTAGAGAAGAGCTTTATAGAATGCTGGCTCATGAg GATTTACGGAAGGCTGCTGTTCTCATCTTTGCAAATAAGCAAGACATGAAGGGGTGTATGACGGCAGCTGAAATCTCTAAGTACCTCACTCTTAGTTCCATTAAGGATCATCCATGGCATATTCAGTCTTGCTGTGCTTTAACAGGAGAAGG GTTATGCCAAGGTCTAGAGTGGATGACCTCCCGAATTGGTGTGAGCTAA